One window from the genome of Bacillus tianshenii encodes:
- a CDS encoding SMR family transporter: MRKVYILLGLSISFEVIGASFMKKTEGFQQLEASLIVIISYGLALVLYILITKEHELGIINALWSGGGTAIVTVIGILLFNEALTATKLLGVGLVLSGIFGLNGKG; the protein is encoded by the coding sequence ATGAGAAAAGTGTATATTCTATTAGGGCTCTCTATTTCATTTGAAGTAATTGGGGCTTCATTTATGAAAAAAACAGAAGGATTTCAGCAGTTAGAGGCGAGCCTGATTGTCATCATCAGTTATGGCTTGGCATTAGTGCTCTATATCCTCATTACGAAGGAGCATGAGTTAGGCATCATCAACGCCCTATGGTCTGGCGGAGGCACCGCAATCGTTACGGTTATTGGAATTTTACTTTTTAATGAAGCGTTGACTGCTACAAAGCTATTAGGAGTTGGACTTGTGCTGAGTGGCATTTTCGGCCTGAACGGAAAAGGTTAA
- a CDS encoding LysR family transcriptional regulator, translated as MLLHKLKYFIEIAQQKSFTKAAQHFYISQPALSKQMKLLEEELGFSLFNRSVKGVALTEKGEALYQELKPLFAQIDTTINQYKSDDKIRFGSTPLLSTYFLHNYYEKLAAINIHVTEIKDDSQELVPLLIANKIDAAIVQDLPSVQNLHSTFLFRDDFVAAVPTSSPFSLKEELTMEECLSKTQIIPPEGALAEQMRHMMKEKNFQGEVIETHYHLMVGLVSLGNGIAYLPSIMAKQMEYRGVTFLPIAGVPLKRHMYLYAVTAPMLDFLADKFQSYS; from the coding sequence ATGTTACTGCATAAGTTGAAATATTTTATTGAGATTGCACAGCAGAAGAGCTTCACGAAAGCGGCTCAGCATTTTTATATTTCTCAGCCAGCACTTAGTAAGCAGATGAAGCTGTTAGAAGAGGAGCTTGGCTTTTCATTATTCAACCGCTCAGTCAAAGGTGTAGCACTAACAGAGAAAGGTGAGGCACTGTATCAAGAGTTAAAGCCGCTGTTTGCGCAGATTGATACAACAATTAACCAATACAAAAGCGATGATAAAATCCGTTTCGGTTCGACGCCATTGTTGAGCACTTATTTTTTACATAATTACTATGAAAAGCTTGCGGCTATCAACATTCATGTGACGGAGATTAAGGATGACAGCCAGGAGCTTGTTCCTTTATTAATTGCCAATAAGATTGACGCCGCGATTGTACAGGATCTTCCTTCAGTTCAAAATCTTCATTCGACATTTTTATTTCGAGATGATTTTGTGGCGGCTGTCCCGACTTCATCTCCTTTCTCCTTAAAGGAAGAGCTGACGATGGAGGAATGCTTGTCAAAGACACAAATCATCCCCCCTGAAGGAGCATTGGCTGAACAAATGCGTCACATGATGAAGGAAAAGAACTTTCAAGGTGAAGTAATTGAAACACACTACCATCTAATGGTTGGCCTCGTTTCACTTGGGAACGGCATTGCATACCTTCCGAGCATTATGGCGAAGCAGATGGAATATCGAGGTGTAACATTCCTGCCAATAGCAGGTGTTCCGTTAAAACGACACATGTACCTGTATGCTGTGACAGCACCGATGCTTGATTTTCTAGCAGATAAATTTCAGTCATATTCATAA
- a CDS encoding GrpB family protein — translation MMRKVEVIAYDKAWRERYIEEAEKLSEVFGEKEEYSSLKEKLAKRFPYDIDAYIEGKGPFIQRIETAALQWYRNR, via the coding sequence ATGATGAGAAAGGTTGAAGTAATCGCATATGACAAAGCATGGAGAGAGCGCTATATAGAGGAGGCCGAGAAGTTATCAGAGGTTTTCGGGGAGAAAGAGGAATATAGCAGCTTAAAAGAAAAGCTGGCAAAGCGCTTTCCTTATGACATTGACGCTTATATCGAAGGGAAAGGACCATTTATCCAAAGAATTGAAACAGCTGCACTCCAATGGTATAGAAACAGATAG
- a CDS encoding VWA domain-containing protein → MRNVWMLVCLMLLLAGCGDDSSSDATAESKSSSEQKEQASNEYQEKTAEYYELEDPARELTDVEQEMLRKPGTYSGDNYDKEKVHAALDELPKDLTAEQYLDEMLYLLAEDYHEGVETFVNFDSSVEVDIARPDGDIDKPSIKKTHFALLMDSSGSMNGKINGKTKMQTAKEAIKNFAELVPQSATVSLRIYGHKGSGSDQDKQLSCSQTETVFNGNYNEAEFDESLTQFQPAGWTPIALALNAVEKDIPNDAEEVIVYVVSDGIETCDGDPVEAAKKLSETENVKTVVNIIGFDVDNKGQALLKEVADAGNGEFTYVDSERELKDYMREQYKELQKKWTDWKNEGKKQAFAVKEEKKELAHGTKDELKEKSDREKKRLKEAQAYLEDKYDDYEHPVNDTYSLILDRHDDIWGYAVDTGNNLWREAVNNGNDEWRDYIDEGNEKISETIDKKNSY, encoded by the coding sequence ATGAGAAACGTATGGATGCTCGTTTGCCTTATGCTACTTCTTGCTGGTTGTGGCGATGATTCAAGCAGTGATGCAACAGCCGAAAGCAAGTCATCCAGTGAGCAAAAAGAGCAGGCAAGTAACGAATATCAAGAAAAAACAGCCGAGTACTACGAGCTTGAAGACCCAGCGAGAGAGCTTACGGACGTGGAACAAGAAATGCTGCGAAAGCCAGGTACATACAGCGGAGACAATTATGACAAAGAAAAGGTGCATGCCGCGCTAGACGAATTACCAAAAGATTTAACGGCTGAGCAATACTTAGATGAAATGCTTTATTTGCTGGCGGAGGACTATCATGAAGGGGTCGAAACGTTTGTTAATTTTGACTCAAGTGTTGAGGTTGATATCGCGAGGCCTGATGGTGACATCGATAAACCGAGCATAAAGAAAACGCATTTTGCTTTATTGATGGATTCAAGCGGCAGTATGAATGGAAAGATCAATGGGAAAACAAAGATGCAAACGGCAAAGGAAGCGATAAAGAACTTTGCCGAGCTTGTTCCGCAGAGCGCAACGGTTTCCTTGCGTATTTATGGGCATAAAGGAAGCGGAAGTGATCAAGATAAGCAGTTATCTTGCAGTCAGACAGAAACGGTTTTTAACGGGAACTATAATGAAGCGGAATTTGACGAATCCTTAACACAATTCCAACCAGCTGGCTGGACACCGATTGCTTTAGCATTGAATGCTGTCGAAAAAGACATTCCAAACGATGCTGAGGAAGTAATCGTCTATGTCGTCAGTGACGGAATTGAAACATGCGACGGGGACCCTGTGGAAGCAGCGAAAAAATTAAGTGAGACCGAAAACGTGAAAACAGTCGTCAACATTATCGGCTTTGATGTAGATAACAAAGGGCAGGCATTGCTGAAAGAAGTAGCCGATGCAGGTAATGGTGAATTCACCTATGTTGATTCTGAACGTGAATTAAAGGACTACATGCGAGAGCAGTATAAAGAACTGCAAAAGAAATGGACAGATTGGAAAAATGAAGGGAAAAAGCAAGCATTTGCTGTAAAAGAAGAGAAGAAAGAATTAGCACATGGCACAAAAGATGAATTAAAGGAAAAAAGTGACCGCGAGAAAAAGCGCTTAAAAGAAGCACAAGCCTACCTCGAGGACAAATACGATGATTATGAACACCCTGTCAATGACACCTATTCACTTATTCTAGACCGACACGATGACATTTGGGGCTACGCCGTCGATACAGGCAACAACCTGTGGCGAGAAGCCGTTAACAACGGCAATGATGAATGGCGCGATTATATTGATGAAGGAAATGAAAAAATAAGTGAAACGATTGATAAGAAAAATAGCTATTAA
- a CDS encoding methyl-accepting chemotaxis protein, giving the protein MVNGISRKVNILIVLMFLITLTSTSTIVYMESKTSLINEEKEKALAIIHTFEAGLDGSSVSAQMFQERITALSASLDELVDFNVYALGDQPKVIASSDSDLIGKPADPEDVAAAESDKVIPIISKESIDVTAPLHLNGKVEYVAGITFTLKHANETLQKHLLLMIGTMIFVLIVGVLITSLFVRKIVSRPLATLGEAASAIADGNLSIEVERFLLNRNDEVGALSSSFQKMTDSLKRMIHEISSATSEMAKMTSQVTGHSEVVHEKSGDITSAMQQVASGSEVQVQSSYDSRHALQGLNEGIHEVATYTTDVTSEANRMLTQAEEGNSFIQTTVSQMKTISENVNHTSQIIKRLEDRSIEIGTIVSVISDIAAQTNLLALNAAIEAARAGEHGKGFAVVSNEVRHLAEQSSEATSKISTLIHDIQNDITLSVTAMQAGTEEVHEGTSHVLQVGERFEEMVAAIKAVTTKIENVSESTGKMSASAEEIFASIDGMSKIASDTSSIAQSVASEAQEQLDLIEKINDSHRELKDIARSLEETVIAIQKS; this is encoded by the coding sequence ATGGTGAATGGGATATCAAGGAAGGTAAATATACTAATTGTATTAATGTTTTTAATTACACTCACAAGTACATCAACCATTGTTTATATGGAAAGTAAAACAAGCTTAATTAACGAAGAAAAAGAAAAAGCATTAGCGATTATTCATACGTTTGAAGCTGGGCTAGACGGTTCTTCTGTAAGTGCCCAGATGTTCCAAGAGCGAATTACAGCGCTGTCGGCTTCATTAGATGAGTTGGTTGATTTTAATGTTTATGCATTAGGTGATCAGCCAAAAGTAATTGCATCATCAGATTCGGATCTCATTGGAAAGCCGGCTGATCCAGAGGATGTTGCGGCAGCTGAGAGTGATAAGGTCATTCCAATTATATCAAAAGAAAGCATTGATGTGACAGCACCTCTTCATCTGAATGGAAAAGTTGAATATGTCGCTGGTATCACTTTTACATTAAAACATGCCAATGAAACACTGCAAAAGCATCTTCTCTTAATGATTGGAACGATGATATTCGTGCTGATTGTAGGTGTGTTGATTACGTCCTTATTTGTTCGGAAGATTGTTTCACGTCCACTCGCTACATTAGGGGAGGCCGCTTCAGCAATTGCAGACGGAAATTTATCGATTGAAGTGGAGCGTTTCCTTTTAAACAGAAATGATGAGGTCGGTGCTCTTTCATCGTCTTTTCAAAAAATGACCGACAGTCTGAAACGGATGATTCATGAAATTTCAAGTGCAACGAGCGAAATGGCGAAAATGACGAGTCAAGTAACAGGACATTCTGAAGTTGTTCATGAAAAAAGCGGGGATATAACGTCTGCGATGCAGCAGGTTGCCTCAGGCTCTGAAGTCCAAGTGCAAAGCTCATATGACAGCCGTCATGCATTACAAGGGTTAAATGAAGGCATTCATGAGGTTGCCACCTACACAACAGATGTCACATCTGAAGCCAATCGAATGCTGACTCAAGCAGAAGAAGGAAATTCGTTCATTCAAACAACGGTCAGTCAAATGAAAACTATTTCTGAAAATGTCAATCACACCTCGCAAATTATTAAACGGTTAGAAGACCGGTCAATTGAAATTGGCACGATTGTGAGTGTGATTTCAGATATTGCAGCACAAACAAACTTATTAGCACTAAATGCAGCTATCGAAGCAGCCCGTGCAGGTGAGCACGGGAAAGGCTTTGCCGTGGTATCAAATGAAGTTAGACATTTAGCAGAACAATCAAGTGAAGCGACATCAAAAATCTCAACGCTTATCCATGATATTCAAAATGATATTACGCTTTCAGTGACTGCGATGCAGGCCGGAACAGAGGAGGTCCATGAAGGAACCAGCCATGTCCTCCAAGTGGGAGAACGCTTTGAAGAAATGGTAGCAGCGATTAAAGCAGTTACAACAAAAATTGAAAATGTCTCAGAATCAACAGGTAAAATGTCAGCTTCGGCTGAGGAAATCTTCGCATCAATTGACGGGATGAGCAAAATTGCTTCTGACACCTCCTCAATTGCGCAATCGGTCGCATCAGAAGCACAGGAACAGCTCGATTTAATTGAGAAAATTAATGATTCACACCGTGAGCTTAAAGACATTGCCCGCTCACTTGAGGAAACCGTGATCGCGATCCAAAAGAGTTAA
- a CDS encoding PepSY domain-containing protein — protein MMKRKILVPALAFTIVGAGFAGVSLTKSSAASTQAVVQPEQSEEQEAARLQKEAKLTVAESEAIALKEVPGTVVDTELEDEDGIVVYGVEIETKDGTAKDVKIDAVTGKVLKIDTNDEDEQEDGSVEEEDGEENDND, from the coding sequence ATGATGAAAAGAAAAATTCTAGTCCCTGCATTAGCATTCACAATCGTTGGAGCCGGCTTTGCTGGTGTTAGCTTAACAAAGTCATCTGCAGCTTCAACACAAGCTGTCGTTCAGCCGGAGCAATCGGAGGAGCAGGAAGCGGCAAGACTTCAGAAGGAAGCTAAACTTACGGTAGCTGAAAGTGAAGCGATTGCTTTAAAAGAAGTACCGGGCACAGTGGTCGATACGGAATTAGAGGATGAGGACGGCATTGTCGTCTACGGAGTCGAAATTGAAACAAAAGACGGCACAGCAAAAGATGTGAAAATTGATGCGGTTACAGGCAAAGTGTTGAAAATAGACACCAATGACGAAGATGAGCAAGAAGACGGCAGCGTAGAGGAAGAAGACGGAGAAGAAAACGATAACGATTAA
- a CDS encoding MotE family protein, which produces MKKAANKQAEQKASRKLQWFFFVFLIPLIFAGALTFGVLKVAGYNPIQLVKDHIPGVSTVAATANAKQEKSKDLKALNATIKQQKEALSQSESQLKSKQTEIDSYLKKIEDLTNQLKTAQITNEQATIKGDELVNMYETMDPAKAAAILSNVDKQDAIDLLLHIQKETSAAIMSEMDPADAAELTVLLNQQTKQIKK; this is translated from the coding sequence ATGAAGAAAGCAGCAAACAAGCAAGCAGAACAGAAAGCTTCTCGTAAGCTTCAATGGTTTTTCTTTGTTTTTCTCATTCCATTGATATTTGCAGGTGCACTGACATTTGGCGTCTTAAAGGTCGCTGGATATAACCCAATCCAGCTTGTGAAAGACCATATTCCAGGTGTATCAACGGTTGCAGCGACAGCGAATGCAAAACAGGAGAAAAGCAAGGACCTCAAAGCGCTCAACGCAACCATTAAGCAGCAAAAGGAAGCCCTATCTCAATCAGAAAGTCAGTTAAAAAGCAAGCAGACAGAAATCGATTCCTATTTGAAGAAAATTGAAGATTTGACAAATCAGTTAAAAACAGCCCAAATAACGAACGAACAAGCTACAATAAAGGGAGATGAATTAGTGAACATGTATGAAACGATGGACCCGGCGAAAGCAGCCGCGATTTTATCGAACGTTGATAAGCAGGATGCCATTGATCTTTTGCTGCACATTCAAAAGGAGACAAGTGCAGCCATAATGAGCGAAATGGACCCTGCGGATGCGGCGGAACTAACAGTGCTGTTGAATCAACAGACGAAACAAATAAAGAAATAG
- a CDS encoding response regulator transcription factor — translation MKRILIIEDEESISEFLELELKHEGFAVDVSFEGREGLEIALHEDFDLILLDLMLPGLNGVEICRRIRSVKDTPIIMLTARDSVMDRVMGLDNGADDYIPKPFAIEELLARMRVIFRRVEKSENSFSQTIKMKEIEVDLLARTVKKEKETIDLTKREYDLLLLFLQNKNRVLTRELILEQIWGYDSVVETNVVDVYVRYLRSKINPESGESYIETIRGVGYVMRE, via the coding sequence GTGAAAAGGATTCTGATTATTGAAGATGAAGAAAGCATTTCTGAATTTTTGGAGCTGGAGTTAAAGCATGAAGGGTTTGCGGTAGATGTTTCGTTTGAAGGTCGAGAGGGTTTAGAAATCGCATTACATGAAGATTTTGACCTAATTCTGCTTGATTTGATGCTGCCAGGCTTAAATGGGGTTGAAATTTGCCGGCGTATTCGCAGTGTGAAGGACACGCCGATTATTATGCTGACAGCAAGAGACAGTGTCATGGACCGGGTGATGGGGCTTGATAATGGGGCAGATGATTATATCCCAAAGCCGTTTGCCATTGAAGAGCTGTTAGCAAGAATGCGGGTTATCTTTAGACGGGTAGAAAAAAGTGAAAACTCCTTTTCACAAACGATTAAAATGAAGGAAATTGAAGTGGACCTGCTCGCAAGAACGGTGAAAAAGGAAAAGGAAACAATCGATTTAACAAAGCGGGAATATGACTTATTGCTTTTATTTTTACAAAATAAGAATCGTGTGCTAACGCGGGAGTTAATTTTAGAACAGATTTGGGGATATGATAGTGTCGTTGAAACAAATGTGGTCGATGTATATGTTCGTTATCTGCGCAGTAAGATTAACCCTGAAAGTGGAGAAAGTTATATTGAAACCATTCGTGGAGTTGGGTATGTGATGAGAGAATGA
- a CDS encoding HAMP domain-containing histidine kinase — protein MKRLRAKLSNLKIKWKLALGAALLLSVLFLTYNVFQFLVMNNWIVRHEQQIIENHMQELQAYYQDKQERLSPELIHNSATFVTKVNEKFQSIRIIDNHGKVLLSVSDGVPESWVQPENTTTKQVQLLRHGEDRLLIVRTPLMDGSFVGTIEIVKNLETLDELINQSLLVMIATGIGAIILSLFGGVILAKHLLTPVREMSDTVDRIKKHGLKERVHVSDNHDEISELALHFNGLMDQIEASFEQQRQFVEDASHELRTPLQVMKGHLSMIDRWGKDDPAVLNKSLKSSLREVDRLTHLVQDLLELSRLDSERYERTELEQIEVAPVIKAVVKNFEPLDENYVFRFEDGDCSCKLLIRRTHLEQLLVILLDNAMKYSSDVKQIDVRLQKENDNVEIAVQDYGIGIPEDELPHVFERFYRVEKSRNRKKGGYGIGLSIAKRITEKYDGSIQIESELNQGTSVIVTFPVDGS, from the coding sequence ATGAAACGACTGCGGGCGAAACTAAGCAATTTAAAAATCAAATGGAAGCTGGCGCTAGGAGCAGCACTTCTGTTAAGTGTGCTGTTTTTAACGTATAATGTCTTTCAATTTCTAGTGATGAATAACTGGATTGTGCGTCATGAGCAGCAAATCATTGAAAATCATATGCAGGAGCTTCAGGCCTATTATCAGGATAAACAGGAGCGTTTATCGCCGGAGTTGATTCATAACAGCGCTACTTTTGTAACAAAGGTAAATGAAAAATTTCAATCGATTCGCATTATTGACAATCACGGAAAGGTCTTATTATCTGTTTCAGACGGAGTGCCTGAAAGCTGGGTTCAGCCTGAAAATACGACCACAAAACAGGTGCAATTATTAAGACATGGGGAAGATCGGCTGTTAATTGTTCGCACTCCTCTGATGGACGGTTCATTTGTTGGGACGATTGAAATTGTGAAAAACTTAGAAACGCTTGATGAGCTTATCAACCAATCATTGTTGGTGATGATTGCGACAGGCATTGGGGCGATTATTTTAAGTTTATTCGGCGGAGTGATCCTTGCAAAGCATCTGTTAACGCCTGTTCGGGAAATGTCTGATACGGTTGATCGAATCAAAAAGCACGGGCTGAAAGAACGGGTGCATGTCAGTGACAATCATGATGAAATTTCCGAGCTTGCTCTGCATTTTAACGGTCTAATGGATCAGATTGAAGCATCCTTTGAACAGCAGCGACAGTTTGTTGAAGATGCATCACATGAGCTGAGGACCCCTCTGCAAGTAATGAAAGGGCATTTATCAATGATTGACCGCTGGGGAAAGGATGACCCGGCTGTTTTAAATAAATCGCTGAAATCCTCCTTAAGAGAGGTCGACCGTTTGACCCATTTAGTGCAGGATTTATTAGAGCTGTCTCGCTTGGATTCCGAACGTTATGAGCGGACAGAGCTAGAACAAATCGAGGTCGCCCCAGTGATAAAGGCAGTGGTCAAAAACTTTGAACCGCTCGATGAAAATTACGTTTTTCGGTTTGAAGACGGCGATTGTTCATGCAAGCTGCTGATTCGCCGAACACATTTGGAGCAGCTGCTTGTCATTTTACTTGATAATGCGATGAAATATTCAAGTGACGTTAAGCAAATCGACGTACGGCTACAGAAGGAGAACGACAACGTGGAGATTGCAGTGCAGGACTACGGGATTGGCATTCCAGAGGATGAGCTGCCACATGTATTTGAACGTTTTTACCGGGTTGAAAAATCACGTAATCGAAAAAAAGGCGGGTACGGAATTGGCTTATCGATTGCAAAGCGGATAACTGAAAAATACGACGGTTCAATCCAGATTGAAAGCGAGCTGAATCAAGGAACAAGTGTGATTGTAACCTTTCCGGTAGATGGAAGCTAG
- the mnmH gene encoding tRNA 2-selenouridine(34) synthase MnmH, with protein MGLERDVQEYIKNRDKYLPIDVRSQGEFQESALPQAVNVPLFNNTERAEIGTIYKQIGQDEAKWRAMEIVSPKLPGLLSEVKSLGASSGKTPLLYCWRGGMRSRSMTHFAELAGLKVERLNGGYRAFRNAILAEIPKLLQKKAVVLSGMTGTKKTVVLKELQKRGYPVLDLEAMAEHKGSLFGAIDGRTPANQKTFDARLFEALDEIKDSPYFIMEGESKRIGHCVLPEVLLERKQNGITIHIEASLHSRIKQIYEDYVVPNQQDPAFRTRLEAILPIIRKRIKNHQVKAEIEEAFAKRDYYTFIEYLLIHYYDPRYQHHAVPVTSGSYVVNSEQIESAVEQIEQLIREIVQPACKKR; from the coding sequence GTGGGCTTGGAACGAGATGTGCAGGAATATATCAAAAACCGTGACAAATATCTTCCAATTGATGTGCGTTCACAAGGGGAGTTTCAAGAAAGTGCCTTGCCCCAAGCGGTAAATGTGCCGCTTTTTAACAATACAGAACGGGCAGAAATCGGAACAATTTATAAGCAAATTGGACAAGACGAGGCAAAATGGCGGGCGATGGAAATCGTCTCACCAAAGCTGCCAGGCTTGTTATCAGAAGTGAAGTCTTTGGGGGCAAGCTCAGGAAAAACACCGCTTCTTTATTGCTGGCGGGGCGGTATGAGAAGCCGGTCTATGACTCATTTTGCCGAGCTTGCGGGCCTTAAGGTTGAACGGCTGAATGGGGGATACCGAGCATTTCGAAATGCGATATTAGCTGAAATCCCGAAGCTGCTGCAAAAGAAAGCGGTCGTCCTGTCCGGCATGACAGGGACGAAGAAGACAGTGGTTCTTAAAGAGCTGCAGAAGCGGGGCTATCCCGTTCTTGACTTAGAGGCAATGGCCGAACATAAAGGCTCTTTATTCGGAGCTATTGATGGCCGCACGCCTGCTAATCAAAAGACATTTGATGCAAGGCTTTTTGAAGCGTTGGACGAAATTAAGGATTCACCGTATTTTATCATGGAGGGAGAAAGCAAGCGAATCGGGCATTGCGTCTTGCCAGAAGTGTTGTTAGAACGCAAACAAAACGGCATAACAATTCATATCGAAGCGTCACTTCACAGTCGAATCAAACAGATTTACGAAGACTATGTGGTACCAAATCAACAGGACCCAGCGTTTCGAACGAGGCTTGAAGCGATTCTGCCGATTATTCGAAAACGGATAAAGAACCATCAAGTCAAAGCCGAAATAGAAGAAGCGTTTGCCAAGCGAGATTACTATACATTTATCGAATATCTGCTTATTCATTATTATGACCCACGTTATCAGCACCATGCTGTTCCTGTTACAAGCGGTTCATATGTAGTGAACAGTGAGCAGATAGAGAGCGCTGTCGAACAAATTGAACAACTGATTCGAGAAATTGTGCAGCCGGCCTGCAAAAAAAGATGA
- the rarD gene encoding EamA family transporter RarD, with translation MKTLQSNEQVSGNLAAVGAYTLWGVMPIYWRLIEDASPQEVLAHRIVWSFVFMCLVLIGTKKLNNLVTEIKVLLAEKRRLFILIAASVFITCNWYLYIWAVANAHIVQASLGYYINPLISVLFGVLFLKEKLAKVQVVSVVLAFIGVAFLTIQAGVFPWISLLLATSFGLYGLLKKLVRLGAMVGLTVETLITMPFSLLYIFTLQADGGSSFHLSNLSQSLLLMGAGVVTAVPLLLFATGANRISLAMLGFFQYIAPTIMLILGTVFYGEPFNQDHLFAFLLIWVSLLLFTLSRTRWFVRLQNKHVSQSS, from the coding sequence ATGAAAACATTGCAGTCGAATGAACAAGTGTCAGGGAATTTAGCGGCAGTTGGCGCATACACCTTATGGGGTGTGATGCCGATCTATTGGCGCTTAATTGAAGACGCTTCTCCGCAAGAAGTGCTGGCACACCGGATTGTTTGGTCATTTGTATTTATGTGTCTCGTATTAATTGGCACAAAAAAGCTAAACAATCTCGTAACAGAAATAAAAGTGTTATTAGCGGAAAAACGCCGATTATTTATTCTAATCGCGGCTTCTGTTTTCATAACGTGCAACTGGTATTTATATATTTGGGCGGTGGCAAATGCGCATATTGTACAGGCCAGCTTAGGCTATTATATCAACCCGTTGATTAGTGTCCTTTTCGGTGTTCTGTTTCTAAAGGAGAAGCTTGCGAAGGTACAGGTTGTGTCGGTGGTTCTAGCATTTATTGGCGTGGCGTTTCTCACCATTCAAGCCGGCGTATTTCCGTGGATTTCGCTGTTACTGGCAACATCGTTCGGCTTGTACGGTCTGTTGAAAAAATTAGTCCGGCTCGGCGCAATGGTAGGGCTGACGGTTGAGACATTGATCACGATGCCGTTTTCACTGCTTTATATTTTCACCCTTCAAGCTGACGGGGGAAGCTCATTTCATCTCAGCAACCTGTCGCAGTCGCTTTTATTAATGGGGGCAGGTGTTGTAACAGCTGTGCCGTTATTATTGTTTGCAACAGGAGCGAACCGGATTTCTCTCGCGATGCTCGGCTTCTTTCAATATATCGCCCCGACGATTATGCTGATTCTCGGTACGGTTTTCTATGGTGAGCCATTTAATCAAGACCATTTATTTGCGTTTCTATTAATCTGGGTATCGCTGCTCTTATTTACACTTTCGCGGACACGATGGTTTGTCCGGCTTCAAAATAAGCATGTTAGCCAATCCTCGTAA